A genomic stretch from Lolium rigidum isolate FL_2022 unplaced genomic scaffold, APGP_CSIRO_Lrig_0.1 contig_17646_1, whole genome shotgun sequence includes:
- the LOC124680494 gene encoding amino acid transporter ANT1-like produces MAPELKVPLLEGRGGGATPTQTLGNIVVSIVGTGVLGLPYAFRTAGWLAGALGVAGAGAATFYCMLLLLDCRDKLREQEETEEEEGHDTGHRPAGGNYTYGDLGERCFGPTGRYFTEAIIILCQTGGTVAYLVFIGQNISSVLPSLAPATVVLALLLPAQVALSFVRSLSALAPFSIVADACTVLAVAAVVKEDVRLLVERGGQPFSGRSAFAGLWGVPFACGVAVFCFEGFCLTLALEASMADRWKFRSVLLQAIAGVTAVYVGFGVCGYLAYGDATRDIVTLNLPSNWSTAAVKVVLCVALALTFAVMMHPIHEIVEARLFGPDGWVRKRIRSEGIVERAALHLSRVAVVAALAAIACFVPAFGEFAAFVGSTVCALLSFVLPALFHLRVVGPTAGAWVRAVDYFFLLSGLLFAAHGMYTVLSPQ; encoded by the exons ATGGCGCCGGAGCTGAAGGTGCCGCTGCTGGAAGGGAGGGGAGGGGGCGCGACGCCCACGCAGACGTTGGGGAACATCGTCGTGTCCATCGTCGGCACCGGGGTGCTCGGCCTGCCCTACGCCTTCCGCACCGCGGGGTGGCTCGCCGGGGCTCTCGGCGTCGCCGGCGCTGGCGCCGCCACCTTCTACTgcatgctcctcctt CTGGATTGCAGAGACAAGCTGCGGGAGCAAGAAGagacagaggaggaggagggccacgACACAGGGCATCGCCCTGCCGGCGGCAACTACACGTACGGCGACCTGGGCGAGCGTTGCTTCGGCCCCACAGGCAGGTACTTCACGGAGGCGATCATCATCCTCTGCCAGACCGGCGGCACGGTGGCCTACCTCGTCTTCATCGGCCAGAACATCAGCTCCGTGCTCCCCTCCCTCGCGCCGGCCACCGTGGTGCTCGCGCTCCTGCTGCCGGCGCAGGTCGCTCTCTCCTTCGTCCGCTCCCTCTCCGCGCTCGCGCCCTTCAGCATCGTCGCCGACGCGTGCACcgtgctcgccgtcgccgccgtggtCAAGGAGGACGTCCGGCTCCTGGTAGAGCGCGGGGGCCAGCCGTTCAGCGGCCGTAGCGCGTTCGCGGGGCTCTGGGGCGTCCCGTTCGCGTGCGGCGTCGCCGTGTTCTGCTTCGAGGGGTTCTGCCTCACGCTGGCGCTCGAGGCGTCCATGGCGGACAGGTGGAAGTTCAGGTCCGTGCTCCTCCAGGCCATCGCCGGCGTCACCGCCGTCTACGTCGGCTTCGGCGTCTGCGGCTACCTCGCCTACGGCGACGCCACCCGGGACATCGTCACGCTCAACCTCCCGAGCAACtggtccaccgccgccgtcaaggtcGTGCTGTGCGTCGCGCTGGCGCTCACGTTCGCGGTGATGATGCACCCCATCCACGAGATCGTCGAAGCGCGGCTGTTCGGGCCGGACGGGTGGGTGCGGAAGCGAATCCGCAGCGAAGGCATCGTCGAGCGGGCGGCGCTCCACCTGAgccgcgtggccgtggtggcggcGCTGGCCGCTATAGCGTGCTTCGTGCCGGCGTTCGGGGAGTTCGCGGCCTTCGTCGGGAGCACGGTGTGCGCGCTGCTCTCCTTCGTGCTGCCGGCGCTGTTCCACCTCCGCGTCGTGGGGCCGACGGCGGGCGCGTGGGTGCGTGCCGTGGATTACTTCTTCTTGCTCTCCGGGCTGCTGTTCGCCGCCCATGGCATGTACACGGTCTTGTCACCACAATGA